A section of the Drosophila sechellia strain sech25 chromosome 3L, ASM438219v1, whole genome shotgun sequence genome encodes:
- the LOC6616477 gene encoding transcription factor AP-2-epsilon isoform X4: protein MSFLATLDASAWQERLSGHGSLGLSSGSAAYTTHSGGHTGRSGPATGHSGHSSTHGSAATMHHQSLQSDFQPPYFPPPFHHSTQSPPQQQISGYLQNHGALEYLGTDPYGQPLSSLHHAPLHHYNQLAGLRSTQDQLGIHRTHREAELQGHVTQLSHGFPYTDRRSDYGSAISAGAAHGTRLGHEHESLALHQALQNAVDDVQAPALDDNVAFMSDLPLIKSMKSGKEAGNIGSGSPSEVFCAVPGRLSLLSSTSKYKVTIAEVQRRLSPPECLNASLLGGVLRRAKSKNGGRLLREKLEKIGLNLPAGRRKAANVTLLTSLVEGEATHLAKDFHFVCETEFPARQLAEYIVRHQTEPQDSYRRKELILHSQQITKELMQILSQDRTTHFGTRSQHLLEPSMQRHLTHFSLITHGFGSPAIMAVLHAFQTFLNESLNYLEKLYPSNGGGMVSSSLDKSKIDNEKK, encoded by the exons GAACGCCTCAGTGGACATGGGAGTCTAGGGCTGTCCAGCGGCAGTGCGGCGTACACAACGCATTCCGGCGGCCACACGGGTCGCAGCGGACCGGCCACGGGACACAGTGGGCACAGCAGCACCCATGGATCGGCGGCCACCATGCACCACCAGTCGCTGCAGTCCGACTTCCAGCCGCCGTACTTCCCGCCCCCCTTCCACCACTCCACCCAGAGCCCTCCCCAGCAACAG ATATCCGGCTACTTGCAGAACCATGGAGCCCTCGAGTACTTGGGCACGGATCCGTACGGCCAGCCCCTCTCCTCGCTTCACCACGCCCCACTGCACCACTACAACCAGCTGGCGGGACTGAGGTCCACGCAGGACCAACTGGGGATCCACAGGACCCACAGAGAGGCTGAGCTCCAGGGACATGTC ACCCAACTGTCACATGGATTTCCATACACGGATAGGAGGAGCGATTACGGCAGTGCAATATCCGCGGGAGCTGCCCACGGAACGAGACTTGGCCACGAGCACGAGTCCCTGGCGCTGCACCAAGCCCTTCAAAACGCCGTCGATGATGTCCAAGCTCCTGCCCTCGACGACAATGTGGCGTTCATGTCAGACTTGCCGCTCATAAAGA GCATGAAAAGCGGAAAGGAAGCCGGGAACATTGGATCGGGTTCGCCCAGCGAGGTATTCTGTGCAGTTCCTGGTCGCCTCAGTCTCCTATCGAGCACCTCGAAATACAAGGTCACCATAGCCGAAGTACAGCGTCGCCTCTCGCCCCCCGAGTGCTTGAACGCCTCCCTGCTGGGCGGAGTGCTCCGAAG GGCCAAGAGCAAGAACGGAGGGCGCCTGCTGAGGGAGAAGCTGGAGAAGATCGGCCTCAATCTACCGGCCGGCAGACGGAAAGCGGCCAACGTCACCCTGCTGACATCCTTGGTGGAGGGGGAGGCAACGCATCTGGCCAAGGACTTTCACTTCGTGTGCGAAACCGAATTCCCCGCCAGGCAGCTGGCCGAGTACATCGTGCGCCACCAAACGGAGCCGCAGGACTCGTACCGTCGAAAAGAGCTCATTCTCCACTCCCAGCag ATTACAAAAGAGCTTATGCAGATCCTGAGCCAAGATCGAACGACCCACTTCGGCACGAGATCACAGCATCTGCTGGAACCATCGATGCAGCGCCACTTGACGCACTTCTCCCTGATAACGCACGGATTCGGATCGCCCGCGATTATGGCTGTACTGCACGCTTTTCAG ACATTTTTAAACGAGTCATTAAACTACTTGGAAAAGCTCTACCCTTCGAACGGCGGAGGGATGGTGTCGTCGTCATTGGACAAAAGTAAAATTGACAACGAAAAGAAATGA
- the LOC6616477 gene encoding transcription factor AP-2-epsilon isoform X6, which yields MSFLATLDASAWQERLSGHGSLGLSSGSAAYTTHSGGHTGRSGPATGHSGHSSTHGSAATMHHQSLQSDFQPPYFPPPFHHSTQSPPQQQNHGALEYLGTDPYGQPLSSLHHAPLHHYNQLAGLRSTQDQLGIHRTHREAELQGHVTQLSHGFPYTDRRSDYGSAISAGAAHGTRLGHEHESLALHQALQNAVDDVQAPALDDNVAFMSDLPLIKSMKSGKEAGNIGSGSPSEVFCAVPGRLSLLSSTSKYKVTIAEVQRRLSPPECLNASLLGGVLRRAKSKNGGRLLREKLEKIGLNLPAGRRKAANVTLLTSLVEGEATHLAKDFHFVCETEFPARQLAEYIVRHQTEPQDSYRRKELILHSQQITKELMQILSQDRTTHFGTRSQHLLEPSMQRHLTHFSLITHGFGSPAIMAVLHAFQTFLNESLNYLEKLYPSNGGGMVSSSLDKSKIDNEKK from the exons GAACGCCTCAGTGGACATGGGAGTCTAGGGCTGTCCAGCGGCAGTGCGGCGTACACAACGCATTCCGGCGGCCACACGGGTCGCAGCGGACCGGCCACGGGACACAGTGGGCACAGCAGCACCCATGGATCGGCGGCCACCATGCACCACCAGTCGCTGCAGTCCGACTTCCAGCCGCCGTACTTCCCGCCCCCCTTCCACCACTCCACCCAGAGCCCTCCCCAGCAACAG AACCATGGAGCCCTCGAGTACTTGGGCACGGATCCGTACGGCCAGCCCCTCTCCTCGCTTCACCACGCCCCACTGCACCACTACAACCAGCTGGCGGGACTGAGGTCCACGCAGGACCAACTGGGGATCCACAGGACCCACAGAGAGGCTGAGCTCCAGGGACATGTC ACCCAACTGTCACATGGATTTCCATACACGGATAGGAGGAGCGATTACGGCAGTGCAATATCCGCGGGAGCTGCCCACGGAACGAGACTTGGCCACGAGCACGAGTCCCTGGCGCTGCACCAAGCCCTTCAAAACGCCGTCGATGATGTCCAAGCTCCTGCCCTCGACGACAATGTGGCGTTCATGTCAGACTTGCCGCTCATAAAGA GCATGAAAAGCGGAAAGGAAGCCGGGAACATTGGATCGGGTTCGCCCAGCGAGGTATTCTGTGCAGTTCCTGGTCGCCTCAGTCTCCTATCGAGCACCTCGAAATACAAGGTCACCATAGCCGAAGTACAGCGTCGCCTCTCGCCCCCCGAGTGCTTGAACGCCTCCCTGCTGGGCGGAGTGCTCCGAAG GGCCAAGAGCAAGAACGGAGGGCGCCTGCTGAGGGAGAAGCTGGAGAAGATCGGCCTCAATCTACCGGCCGGCAGACGGAAAGCGGCCAACGTCACCCTGCTGACATCCTTGGTGGAGGGGGAGGCAACGCATCTGGCCAAGGACTTTCACTTCGTGTGCGAAACCGAATTCCCCGCCAGGCAGCTGGCCGAGTACATCGTGCGCCACCAAACGGAGCCGCAGGACTCGTACCGTCGAAAAGAGCTCATTCTCCACTCCCAGCag ATTACAAAAGAGCTTATGCAGATCCTGAGCCAAGATCGAACGACCCACTTCGGCACGAGATCACAGCATCTGCTGGAACCATCGATGCAGCGCCACTTGACGCACTTCTCCCTGATAACGCACGGATTCGGATCGCCCGCGATTATGGCTGTACTGCACGCTTTTCAG ACATTTTTAAACGAGTCATTAAACTACTTGGAAAAGCTCTACCCTTCGAACGGCGGAGGGATGGTGTCGTCGTCATTGGACAAAAGTAAAATTGACAACGAAAAGAAATGA
- the LOC6616477 gene encoding transcription factor AP-2-epsilon isoform X1 — protein MHILHRTNDHQFEDQKFMMERLSGHGSLGLSSGSAAYTTHSGGHTGRSGPATGHSGHSSTHGSAATMHHQSLQSDFQPPYFPPPFHHSTQSPPQQQISGYLQNHGALEYLGTDPYGQPLSSLHHAPLHHYNQLAGLRSTQDQLGIHRTHREAELQGHVTQLSHGFPYTDRRSDYGSAISAGAAHGTRLGHEHESLALHQALQNAVDDVQAPALDDNVAFMSDLPLIKSMKSGKEAGNIGSGSPSEVFCAVPGRLSLLSSTSKYKVTIAEVQRRLSPPECLNASLLGGVLRRAKSKNGGRLLREKLEKIGLNLPAGRRKAANVTLLTSLVEGEATHLAKDFHFVCETEFPARQLAEYIVRHQTEPQDSYRRKELILHSQQITKELMQILSQDRTTHFGTRSQHLLEPSMQRHLTHFSLITHGFGSPAIMAVLHAFQTFLNESLNYLEKLYPSNGGGMVSSSLDKSKIDNEKK, from the exons GAACGCCTCAGTGGACATGGGAGTCTAGGGCTGTCCAGCGGCAGTGCGGCGTACACAACGCATTCCGGCGGCCACACGGGTCGCAGCGGACCGGCCACGGGACACAGTGGGCACAGCAGCACCCATGGATCGGCGGCCACCATGCACCACCAGTCGCTGCAGTCCGACTTCCAGCCGCCGTACTTCCCGCCCCCCTTCCACCACTCCACCCAGAGCCCTCCCCAGCAACAG ATATCCGGCTACTTGCAGAACCATGGAGCCCTCGAGTACTTGGGCACGGATCCGTACGGCCAGCCCCTCTCCTCGCTTCACCACGCCCCACTGCACCACTACAACCAGCTGGCGGGACTGAGGTCCACGCAGGACCAACTGGGGATCCACAGGACCCACAGAGAGGCTGAGCTCCAGGGACATGTC ACCCAACTGTCACATGGATTTCCATACACGGATAGGAGGAGCGATTACGGCAGTGCAATATCCGCGGGAGCTGCCCACGGAACGAGACTTGGCCACGAGCACGAGTCCCTGGCGCTGCACCAAGCCCTTCAAAACGCCGTCGATGATGTCCAAGCTCCTGCCCTCGACGACAATGTGGCGTTCATGTCAGACTTGCCGCTCATAAAGA GCATGAAAAGCGGAAAGGAAGCCGGGAACATTGGATCGGGTTCGCCCAGCGAGGTATTCTGTGCAGTTCCTGGTCGCCTCAGTCTCCTATCGAGCACCTCGAAATACAAGGTCACCATAGCCGAAGTACAGCGTCGCCTCTCGCCCCCCGAGTGCTTGAACGCCTCCCTGCTGGGCGGAGTGCTCCGAAG GGCCAAGAGCAAGAACGGAGGGCGCCTGCTGAGGGAGAAGCTGGAGAAGATCGGCCTCAATCTACCGGCCGGCAGACGGAAAGCGGCCAACGTCACCCTGCTGACATCCTTGGTGGAGGGGGAGGCAACGCATCTGGCCAAGGACTTTCACTTCGTGTGCGAAACCGAATTCCCCGCCAGGCAGCTGGCCGAGTACATCGTGCGCCACCAAACGGAGCCGCAGGACTCGTACCGTCGAAAAGAGCTCATTCTCCACTCCCAGCag ATTACAAAAGAGCTTATGCAGATCCTGAGCCAAGATCGAACGACCCACTTCGGCACGAGATCACAGCATCTGCTGGAACCATCGATGCAGCGCCACTTGACGCACTTCTCCCTGATAACGCACGGATTCGGATCGCCCGCGATTATGGCTGTACTGCACGCTTTTCAG ACATTTTTAAACGAGTCATTAAACTACTTGGAAAAGCTCTACCCTTCGAACGGCGGAGGGATGGTGTCGTCGTCATTGGACAAAAGTAAAATTGACAACGAAAAGAAATGA
- the LOC6616477 gene encoding transcription factor AP-2-epsilon isoform X3: MHILHRTNDHQFEDQKFMMERLSGHGSLGLSSGSAAYTTHSGGHTGRSGPATGHSGHSSTHGSAATMHHQSLQSDFQPPYFPPPFHHSTQSPPQQQNHGALEYLGTDPYGQPLSSLHHAPLHHYNQLAGLRSTQDQLGIHRTHREAELQGHVTQLSHGFPYTDRRSDYGSAISAGAAHGTRLGHEHESLALHQALQNAVDDVQAPALDDNVAFMSDLPLIKSMKSGKEAGNIGSGSPSEVFCAVPGRLSLLSSTSKYKVTIAEVQRRLSPPECLNASLLGGVLRRAKSKNGGRLLREKLEKIGLNLPAGRRKAANVTLLTSLVEGEATHLAKDFHFVCETEFPARQLAEYIVRHQTEPQDSYRRKELILHSQQITKELMQILSQDRTTHFGTRSQHLLEPSMQRHLTHFSLITHGFGSPAIMAVLHAFQTFLNESLNYLEKLYPSNGGGMVSSSLDKSKIDNEKK, from the exons GAACGCCTCAGTGGACATGGGAGTCTAGGGCTGTCCAGCGGCAGTGCGGCGTACACAACGCATTCCGGCGGCCACACGGGTCGCAGCGGACCGGCCACGGGACACAGTGGGCACAGCAGCACCCATGGATCGGCGGCCACCATGCACCACCAGTCGCTGCAGTCCGACTTCCAGCCGCCGTACTTCCCGCCCCCCTTCCACCACTCCACCCAGAGCCCTCCCCAGCAACAG AACCATGGAGCCCTCGAGTACTTGGGCACGGATCCGTACGGCCAGCCCCTCTCCTCGCTTCACCACGCCCCACTGCACCACTACAACCAGCTGGCGGGACTGAGGTCCACGCAGGACCAACTGGGGATCCACAGGACCCACAGAGAGGCTGAGCTCCAGGGACATGTC ACCCAACTGTCACATGGATTTCCATACACGGATAGGAGGAGCGATTACGGCAGTGCAATATCCGCGGGAGCTGCCCACGGAACGAGACTTGGCCACGAGCACGAGTCCCTGGCGCTGCACCAAGCCCTTCAAAACGCCGTCGATGATGTCCAAGCTCCTGCCCTCGACGACAATGTGGCGTTCATGTCAGACTTGCCGCTCATAAAGA GCATGAAAAGCGGAAAGGAAGCCGGGAACATTGGATCGGGTTCGCCCAGCGAGGTATTCTGTGCAGTTCCTGGTCGCCTCAGTCTCCTATCGAGCACCTCGAAATACAAGGTCACCATAGCCGAAGTACAGCGTCGCCTCTCGCCCCCCGAGTGCTTGAACGCCTCCCTGCTGGGCGGAGTGCTCCGAAG GGCCAAGAGCAAGAACGGAGGGCGCCTGCTGAGGGAGAAGCTGGAGAAGATCGGCCTCAATCTACCGGCCGGCAGACGGAAAGCGGCCAACGTCACCCTGCTGACATCCTTGGTGGAGGGGGAGGCAACGCATCTGGCCAAGGACTTTCACTTCGTGTGCGAAACCGAATTCCCCGCCAGGCAGCTGGCCGAGTACATCGTGCGCCACCAAACGGAGCCGCAGGACTCGTACCGTCGAAAAGAGCTCATTCTCCACTCCCAGCag ATTACAAAAGAGCTTATGCAGATCCTGAGCCAAGATCGAACGACCCACTTCGGCACGAGATCACAGCATCTGCTGGAACCATCGATGCAGCGCCACTTGACGCACTTCTCCCTGATAACGCACGGATTCGGATCGCCCGCGATTATGGCTGTACTGCACGCTTTTCAG ACATTTTTAAACGAGTCATTAAACTACTTGGAAAAGCTCTACCCTTCGAACGGCGGAGGGATGGTGTCGTCGTCATTGGACAAAAGTAAAATTGACAACGAAAAGAAATGA
- the LOC6616477 gene encoding transcription factor AP-2-epsilon isoform X2, which translates to MTLAYVDMPAVIQVQERLSGHGSLGLSSGSAAYTTHSGGHTGRSGPATGHSGHSSTHGSAATMHHQSLQSDFQPPYFPPPFHHSTQSPPQQQISGYLQNHGALEYLGTDPYGQPLSSLHHAPLHHYNQLAGLRSTQDQLGIHRTHREAELQGHVTQLSHGFPYTDRRSDYGSAISAGAAHGTRLGHEHESLALHQALQNAVDDVQAPALDDNVAFMSDLPLIKSMKSGKEAGNIGSGSPSEVFCAVPGRLSLLSSTSKYKVTIAEVQRRLSPPECLNASLLGGVLRRAKSKNGGRLLREKLEKIGLNLPAGRRKAANVTLLTSLVEGEATHLAKDFHFVCETEFPARQLAEYIVRHQTEPQDSYRRKELILHSQQITKELMQILSQDRTTHFGTRSQHLLEPSMQRHLTHFSLITHGFGSPAIMAVLHAFQTFLNESLNYLEKLYPSNGGGMVSSSLDKSKIDNEKK; encoded by the exons GAACGCCTCAGTGGACATGGGAGTCTAGGGCTGTCCAGCGGCAGTGCGGCGTACACAACGCATTCCGGCGGCCACACGGGTCGCAGCGGACCGGCCACGGGACACAGTGGGCACAGCAGCACCCATGGATCGGCGGCCACCATGCACCACCAGTCGCTGCAGTCCGACTTCCAGCCGCCGTACTTCCCGCCCCCCTTCCACCACTCCACCCAGAGCCCTCCCCAGCAACAG ATATCCGGCTACTTGCAGAACCATGGAGCCCTCGAGTACTTGGGCACGGATCCGTACGGCCAGCCCCTCTCCTCGCTTCACCACGCCCCACTGCACCACTACAACCAGCTGGCGGGACTGAGGTCCACGCAGGACCAACTGGGGATCCACAGGACCCACAGAGAGGCTGAGCTCCAGGGACATGTC ACCCAACTGTCACATGGATTTCCATACACGGATAGGAGGAGCGATTACGGCAGTGCAATATCCGCGGGAGCTGCCCACGGAACGAGACTTGGCCACGAGCACGAGTCCCTGGCGCTGCACCAAGCCCTTCAAAACGCCGTCGATGATGTCCAAGCTCCTGCCCTCGACGACAATGTGGCGTTCATGTCAGACTTGCCGCTCATAAAGA GCATGAAAAGCGGAAAGGAAGCCGGGAACATTGGATCGGGTTCGCCCAGCGAGGTATTCTGTGCAGTTCCTGGTCGCCTCAGTCTCCTATCGAGCACCTCGAAATACAAGGTCACCATAGCCGAAGTACAGCGTCGCCTCTCGCCCCCCGAGTGCTTGAACGCCTCCCTGCTGGGCGGAGTGCTCCGAAG GGCCAAGAGCAAGAACGGAGGGCGCCTGCTGAGGGAGAAGCTGGAGAAGATCGGCCTCAATCTACCGGCCGGCAGACGGAAAGCGGCCAACGTCACCCTGCTGACATCCTTGGTGGAGGGGGAGGCAACGCATCTGGCCAAGGACTTTCACTTCGTGTGCGAAACCGAATTCCCCGCCAGGCAGCTGGCCGAGTACATCGTGCGCCACCAAACGGAGCCGCAGGACTCGTACCGTCGAAAAGAGCTCATTCTCCACTCCCAGCag ATTACAAAAGAGCTTATGCAGATCCTGAGCCAAGATCGAACGACCCACTTCGGCACGAGATCACAGCATCTGCTGGAACCATCGATGCAGCGCCACTTGACGCACTTCTCCCTGATAACGCACGGATTCGGATCGCCCGCGATTATGGCTGTACTGCACGCTTTTCAG ACATTTTTAAACGAGTCATTAAACTACTTGGAAAAGCTCTACCCTTCGAACGGCGGAGGGATGGTGTCGTCGTCATTGGACAAAAGTAAAATTGACAACGAAAAGAAATGA
- the LOC6616477 gene encoding transcription factor AP-2-epsilon isoform X5 has protein sequence MTLAYVDMPAVIQVQERLSGHGSLGLSSGSAAYTTHSGGHTGRSGPATGHSGHSSTHGSAATMHHQSLQSDFQPPYFPPPFHHSTQSPPQQQNHGALEYLGTDPYGQPLSSLHHAPLHHYNQLAGLRSTQDQLGIHRTHREAELQGHVTQLSHGFPYTDRRSDYGSAISAGAAHGTRLGHEHESLALHQALQNAVDDVQAPALDDNVAFMSDLPLIKSMKSGKEAGNIGSGSPSEVFCAVPGRLSLLSSTSKYKVTIAEVQRRLSPPECLNASLLGGVLRRAKSKNGGRLLREKLEKIGLNLPAGRRKAANVTLLTSLVEGEATHLAKDFHFVCETEFPARQLAEYIVRHQTEPQDSYRRKELILHSQQITKELMQILSQDRTTHFGTRSQHLLEPSMQRHLTHFSLITHGFGSPAIMAVLHAFQTFLNESLNYLEKLYPSNGGGMVSSSLDKSKIDNEKK, from the exons GAACGCCTCAGTGGACATGGGAGTCTAGGGCTGTCCAGCGGCAGTGCGGCGTACACAACGCATTCCGGCGGCCACACGGGTCGCAGCGGACCGGCCACGGGACACAGTGGGCACAGCAGCACCCATGGATCGGCGGCCACCATGCACCACCAGTCGCTGCAGTCCGACTTCCAGCCGCCGTACTTCCCGCCCCCCTTCCACCACTCCACCCAGAGCCCTCCCCAGCAACAG AACCATGGAGCCCTCGAGTACTTGGGCACGGATCCGTACGGCCAGCCCCTCTCCTCGCTTCACCACGCCCCACTGCACCACTACAACCAGCTGGCGGGACTGAGGTCCACGCAGGACCAACTGGGGATCCACAGGACCCACAGAGAGGCTGAGCTCCAGGGACATGTC ACCCAACTGTCACATGGATTTCCATACACGGATAGGAGGAGCGATTACGGCAGTGCAATATCCGCGGGAGCTGCCCACGGAACGAGACTTGGCCACGAGCACGAGTCCCTGGCGCTGCACCAAGCCCTTCAAAACGCCGTCGATGATGTCCAAGCTCCTGCCCTCGACGACAATGTGGCGTTCATGTCAGACTTGCCGCTCATAAAGA GCATGAAAAGCGGAAAGGAAGCCGGGAACATTGGATCGGGTTCGCCCAGCGAGGTATTCTGTGCAGTTCCTGGTCGCCTCAGTCTCCTATCGAGCACCTCGAAATACAAGGTCACCATAGCCGAAGTACAGCGTCGCCTCTCGCCCCCCGAGTGCTTGAACGCCTCCCTGCTGGGCGGAGTGCTCCGAAG GGCCAAGAGCAAGAACGGAGGGCGCCTGCTGAGGGAGAAGCTGGAGAAGATCGGCCTCAATCTACCGGCCGGCAGACGGAAAGCGGCCAACGTCACCCTGCTGACATCCTTGGTGGAGGGGGAGGCAACGCATCTGGCCAAGGACTTTCACTTCGTGTGCGAAACCGAATTCCCCGCCAGGCAGCTGGCCGAGTACATCGTGCGCCACCAAACGGAGCCGCAGGACTCGTACCGTCGAAAAGAGCTCATTCTCCACTCCCAGCag ATTACAAAAGAGCTTATGCAGATCCTGAGCCAAGATCGAACGACCCACTTCGGCACGAGATCACAGCATCTGCTGGAACCATCGATGCAGCGCCACTTGACGCACTTCTCCCTGATAACGCACGGATTCGGATCGCCCGCGATTATGGCTGTACTGCACGCTTTTCAG ACATTTTTAAACGAGTCATTAAACTACTTGGAAAAGCTCTACCCTTCGAACGGCGGAGGGATGGTGTCGTCGTCATTGGACAAAAGTAAAATTGACAACGAAAAGAAATGA